The stretch of DNA GTAAAAAAACAAATTCTCAATTAGAATTTAAGTATATAAATACGTCCTTTAAAGATGAAAGAGTATCAGAAATTTACTTACATAGTGAGAATTATGCCAATACAGGAGGAGGGTTATGTAAAGCGGATAATTATATAAATCATCGTACTTTACATACTAATTCAACAGAGAAAAAAATAGCTAAGATTTTATTTTCTAATGGAAAAGTGCTCTTTGAGTATGAAAAGAAAGGGAAAATGACTCTATTAAAGAACATGTTAGTTTATCAAAATGATCAAATTTTGATGTCATATGAGTTTATTTATAAGCAATTAAGTCCTAAAAAACATGTGTTATTAGAAATAAAGAAAAAAGGAAAACAAGGAAAAGTTATTCCTTTTTATAATTTCATTTATGAGAATACTAGTAATTCTTCTAATGACAATTTAGATGATAATTTTAAACAAGATCGTTGGGGGTATTATAATGCAAAAAATAATACGAGTTTATTATATCTTCCTGAGAAGATTAGACCAACTCATTCTAATCCAGATCGTAATCCTAATATAGAAGCTTTAAGTATAGGGGTGTTATCTCAAATTAATTATCCTACAGGAGGTTATTCTAAAATTTATTATGAAGGGAATCCTTTACCCAAATCTGAAGTTCCGGAATATATTTTTATAACAAAAACAGAGAAGTTTGAAGTAGAATTAAAGGCAAATGAAGGACGAACAAAGAGTAAAACGTTTAGTATTACATTATCAAATGATGTACCCACACAAGAACAAGATGTTAAGGTTGTTGTAAAGGGACGTTGGGAATCTATAATAAACGGAGTTCCTTCAAATCCTGTTGGCTATGGAGAAATAAATGTTGATGGTTTTATTCATTATACATTTATTACTGAAAATGGTAATAAAAGAGAAGATATTAAAACATATAATTTGGAGAATGTTGAATCAGGTAAGAAAGATTTTAATATATCAATAGAACGAGCAAGCCAAAGTTTAGATGGTAAAATTAATATTGAAGTACAGTATATAGTTAAAGAAAAATATGATTCTAATAATCATCCTGAACAATTTTTAGGTCTTCGAGTAGTGAAAACAGAAGATTGTAATCAAGAGGATTGTTACATAAAACAATACAAATATAATGAAGGTCAAATTTTAAATCCTTATTTAAATGATCGTAATAATCATATTTCTAGAATGGAATATTCAGTCCTATGTTCAAATAAGTCGAGTTGTACTCAGTATGTTGAAACCCCTATTACCGTAATTCCATGGGCTAATTTTCAAGGAAGTCCTGTTATTTATACACAAGTTTCTACCTTTACAAAAAACCAAAAGGGTGATGAGTTAGGTAAAAAGATACAATATTTTTCGTTTGAATCAGGTACGAATATTTATTCAGGAACGGATGTATATGAAAGACCTGATTGGAGAAATGGTCAATTGGAAAAGGAATTGATTTATAAAAGGAACCAGGATGGTAGTGATGAACTAGTTTCATCATCGGAGAATAAATATGAAATTATCCCTTCATTTGAGAAAGTTTTTGCTAAACAAAATAGTAAAGATATTGTATCCTTTTCTTCAAGGAGATCTAGATATAATTATTTTATGTTTGCAGGTCAATGTACTTACAGTAGAGGAGTTCAAGCCGTTAAAGAAGGAGGTTTTGGAGAACCTTTTATCAATGTTTTAAATACGGAGCGTTTCAATTTAATAAGAACTATAAAAAAAGATTTACTTGACACAAACAATCCAATAGAAACAATAATAGACTATTCTTATAAAAGGCCTGAAGGTTATGTAGTCTCAAGTAAAACAACCAATAGTAAAAGTGAGGTAATCGAGACTTCATACCAGTATGCTCATGATTTACCTAGTGAGCCTTATGTAAACAGTTTGATAGCGGAGAACCGTATTGGTATTCCCTTACAAACGACGGTAAAAAATGGAACTACATTGGTATCAGATCAGTTAACGGAATATGGCGTATATGGCGACTTGTATTTACCCAAAGCAGTATTCAGTAAAAAAGGAGGAGCTGTTAGTAAAGCAACAGCAGATCGTAAGCTAACGTATGACAGGTACGATGCCAAGGGTAATGTATTACAATACCACACAGAGGATGGCTTATACACGAGTATTATATGGGGCTATAATGGACAATATCCTATAGCGAAGGTAGAAGGAGCCGAATATAATGAGATTAGTTCCTATGTTAATAATATAGGAGGATTACGAACAGGTGTTCCAAGTGCGATGGTGACAACCTATACGTATGAACCCTTAGTAGGTGTGGCGAGTATCACGGATCCGAGTGGACAAGTACAGCGGTTTGAATACGATGACTTTAATCGTTTAAAGCGAGTAAAGGATCACCAGGGGAATATTATCAAGACATACGATTACCGTTACAAAAACCAAAACTAAATAAGGACATGAAAACAGATAAAATATACCGTTATAGTATACTAATAGGATTACTGATAAGTTCATTAAGCCTTTTAGGTCAAGAACAATCTCTAGAATCTCTAGAAGATTTTAGAATAGAAGAAGATGATAAAGTGGTATCGGCCTTATTAAAATCCCAGAATGTAGTGATTCCTAGGGGAGATGAATCGGGGGGGCAAACGAGTGGGAGCACGCCCATGCTTCGAAGTGGACGAAGTGCTCGAGCATCCTCTCGAAGTCTTGTAGGATCATCAGGATCTCGTTCTTTAGAACATATAGTATCGGGCTTGGTTACAGCAGAGGAATTGGAGGGATCTACAAGTAGATCCCAAAGTATTCGGGTACGATCATCACGGACATTATCAAGCTCACAAACGACCCGTACAACTACAAGTTTATACAAAGAACCCGAGTGGTTGCTTAAACATGATATGGAAGTTACACCGACTACACAGGGGTTAACTATAGAAGCCTCACAACCTTTTAATACAAAAGAAAGTAGAGACTTCAGTATTGCTATTAGTGCTTTGCAATCAGAAGACGAGGCTTTGATTGAGTTTGTGGCAGATGGTCAAACTGTTCAATCAATTGGATTTTCTACTATTTCAGCTGATGGGAGTTATAAAAGTGCTTTTAGAGCTTATATCAGACGTAGTTATTATTTTATAGCGAGTTCTCATGGAGAAGAGGTGCATTCTCAGACCAATATAGGGTCGGTGCGAGCTGGTGATCGGGTTAAAATAGCAAAAGATGCTTCACATGTGTATTTTTATTTGAACAATACTCTTTTAAAAACAATTAAAATAAAAGGAGAATACCAGCAAGAACGTTACCATGGAAGCATAGGTATAACAGACTTTTGGAGTGATGTGCCTTATAATAAGATGACACAAGTAAAGTTAGAAGGCTTTACTTATGCAGAGCCGAAGTTTGCGATGGATCCTATGTGGTATATAAATTATGATATCAAGACGACTCCAACAGAAAAGGGGCTATTGGTAGAGGCGACCCAGCCGTATCATGAAGCGATAAACAATCCGAGTCGCTTATTGAGTATGGCAACATTAAAGCCGATAGCCTCAATAGAATTTGTAGCAGACGGGACGACGGTACAAACGATAGGATTTCCAGTGAAGCAGTCGGATGGGAGTTATAAGAGTGCTTTTTGGGCTTATATACGACGTAATAACTTTTTTATAGGGAGTCGCAGTCCTTATGGAGTGGAAGAACATAGTCAGACGTCAATAGGAGGAGTGCGAGCAGGCGATCGGGTTAAGATTTCGAAGGATCAAGATCAGGTTTATTTTTATTTGAATGGGAGTTTGTTAAGAACGATAGGGATAGCAGAAGGCTCTAAAGATATATCATATTATGCCAGTGTAGGCATTGCGGATGCTTTTTCGAGTGCGCCATACAATAAGTTAAGTGAATTACGTATAGAAGGACTTAACAAGTATACGGGTAATATACCGAGATGGCATATAGATCGAGACGAGGATGGTTATGGGAACCGCTACAATTACATTACCCAGACTTTGCAACCTGATGATTTTATATTGGATGGGAGTGATTGTAATGATTGGGATGCCTCGGTTTATACGAGTATATGGTATGAAGACAGTGATGGAGATGGAAAAGGAGATCCTAATAGTAAGAAAGAGGGATGTGAACAGCCTGAGGGCTATGTATCGAATGATAGGGATGTATGTCCAAGTGTAGCTTCAGAGTCGGCTAATGGATGTGCTCCATTACCGGATCCTATTTTATCAGATCAGAATTATATATATGTAGAAGAACCCTTAGAGGCAACGGCAAGTATCACAACAGGGACCCAGAGGTTGCAGAGCATCCAATATTTTGATGGATTAGGAAGGCCGACGCAAAGTATTGGCATTCAGCAGAGTCCAGCGGGGAAAGATCTAGTGACCCCGATTGTGTATGATGAGTTTGGAAGACCAACCCACGATTACTTACCGTATGAGAGTAGTCAGAATACAGGTGCCTATATAGAGAATACCACAGCAATAACAGGAGTTGAACGTTATTACAGTACGCATTACGACAATGAAACCCATCCCTTTAGCCAGAAGGAATTAGAAGCTTCACCATTGAATCGAGTATTGAAACAGGCGGCACCAGGAAAAGCATGGAATTTAGGGTCAGAACATGAGATTGAGTTTGGGTATGAGACGAACACCACAGATGAAGTGAGACGTTTTGATGCGAAGACGGATGCTAATTTTGTACCGAGTTTAGAGAATAAAGGTTATTATGGAGCGGGTGAATTATACAAGACGGTAACCAGAGATGAGAATCATACCCAGGGCAAAGCGCATACGATAGAGGAGTTTAAAGATAAAGAAGGACGAGTCGTATTAAAACGAACGTATGATGATACAGAGAGTGCATTGGATACGTATTATGTTTATGATATATACGGTAATCTAAGTTATGTCTTACCTCCGAAGATGAAAGGGAGTAAAGAGAACTTATCGGAATTAGGCTATCAATACCAATATGATGGACGAAATCGTTTGGTGGAGAAGCAACTACCAGGGAAAGATCGGGAGTATATGGTATATGACAAGCAAGACCGATTGGTAGCAACACAAGATGGGAATTTAGGAAAAGATAAAATCTGGATTTTCACTAAATACGATCAATTTGGAAGGGTATTGTATACAGGGAAATTGACAGGAGGTAGTCGAACAGAAGTTCAAAGTGCCGTAAACGCAAAAGGAAGCAATAATGAAGTTCGATCAAATACAGGATTTAAGGAAGATGATCAACTAACGATACCTTATACGAATACGGGAGCATATCCAGAGGCTAAAATTACAACAGAAGTATTAATGGTGAATATCTACGATGATTATCCATCTGAGAGTTTAGGAGGAGCAAGTAGTATAGAAGGACAGCCGGTGATAACGGCAAGTAGTGTTCCAAGTACGAAAGGATTACAAACGGCTAGTTATGTAAAAGTAGAAGGACAATCGAAATGGATGAAGAGTTATACGTATTACGATACGAAATCGAGACCTGTACGAGTGTATACAAAGAACTATTTAGGAGGTCATACAGTAGTGGATAGTAAACTAGACTTTAGAGGAAAAACAGAGTACACTAAAACGAGACATAAACGAACGAGTAGTACAACTACAGAACAAGAAACCAAGACTTGGTATGAATACGATCATGCCGAACGTTTGGTTGGTACAAGGCAACAAGATGCAGGAGGACAAGAAGTGACCTTAGCACATAATGTGTATGATGGATTAGGACAATTGCAAGAGAAGCAAGTAGGGAATGGATTACAGAAGGTTGATTATAGGTATAATATACGAGGATGGCTGACGGATATTAATAATGCGACCACAAATGAGAACCCAGAGAATGATTTGTTTAGCTTTAAGATTCATTATGATAGTATAGAGACTAGTATAGGACATGTAAAAGGTTTATATAACGGAAATATTAGTCAGACGCAGTGGAAAACGGCCAATGATAATAAGCTGAGAAGTTACGGATATGAATATGATGCACTAAACCGAATTAATGTGGCATTGTATGAAGCATCGGGAGTTACACCAAATTCCTATAATGTAAGTAATATAACGTATGATGAGAATGGTAACATTAAGAGTTTAAATAGATGGATGCAAGAGGGTGTTTTAATGGATCAGTTGACGTATACATATGATTCAGGAAATCGTTTAATGAAGGTGTTAGATAAGGGTAACGGTAATGGATTTAAAGATGATGCTGATATTTTAAATAATAATCAAGATTATTGGTATGATGTAAATGGAAACATGACCCAAGACAAGAACAAAGGGATTACCCATATAAAGTACAATCATTTAAACTTACCGATTGAAATTGTATTTGCAGGAGGAAATAAAATAGAATATCTTTACGATGCAGCAGGAATGAAGTTGCAGAAGAAGGTCATTGAAGAAGGAAAAGAGGATGTAGTTACCGACTATTTGGATGGTTATCAGTATGTAGATGGAGTATTAGAATTTTACCCACATGCAGAAGGTTATGTAAATATGAAGAGTGGTACGCCTGAATACGTATATAATTATACGGATCATTTAGGGAATGTACGAGTGAGTTATGTTAATGAAGATGGAAAAGCAAAGATTGTAGAGGAATCGAACTATTATCCGTTTGGTTTGAGACATAAGGGTTATAACAACCAATCTAACCCATTGACAGATAAATATAAGTACGGATATTTAGGACAAGAGAGACAAGATGAGTTAGGACTTAACTGGCATACATATCGTTATCGAAATGCTGATCCAGCATTAGGAAGATTCTTTGGAATTGATCCAGTATCGGAAGAATATATGTCCATTTCAACATATCAGTTTGCACATAACAATCCTGTTTGGAAGATTGAGATAGAAGGATTAGAAGGTCAAGAGACTAGTGGTAACGATGTTGTAAATAATGAACCTGTGGGGA from Flavobacteriaceae bacterium UJ101 encodes:
- the gmuG gene encoding mannan endo-1,4-beta-mannosidase (KEGG: chu:CHU_0353 mannan endo-1,4-beta-mannosidase), giving the protein MKTDKIYRYSILIGLLISSLSLLGQEQSLESLEDFRIEEDDKVVSALLKSQNVVIPRGDESGGQTSGSTPMLRSGRSARASSRSLVGSSGSRSLEHIVSGLVTAEELEGSTSRSQSIRVRSSRTLSSSQTTRTTTSLYKEPEWLLKHDMEVTPTTQGLTIEASQPFNTKESRDFSIAISALQSEDEALIEFVADGQTVQSIGFSTISADGSYKSAFRAYIRRSYYFIASSHGEEVHSQTNIGSVRAGDRVKIAKDASHVYFYLNNTLLKTIKIKGEYQQERYHGSIGITDFWSDVPYNKMTQVKLEGFTYAEPKFAMDPMWYINYDIKTTPTEKGLLVEATQPYHEAINNPSRLLSMATLKPIASIEFVADGTTVQTIGFPVKQSDGSYKSAFWAYIRRNNFFIGSRSPYGVEEHSQTSIGGVRAGDRVKISKDQDQVYFYLNGSLLRTIGIAEGSKDISYYASVGIADAFSSAPYNKLSELRIEGLNKYTGNIPRWHIDRDEDGYGNRYNYITQTLQPDDFILDGSDCNDWDASVYTSIWYEDSDGDGKGDPNSKKEGCEQPEGYVSNDRDVCPSVASESANGCAPLPDPILSDQNYIYVEEPLEATASITTGTQRLQSIQYFDGLGRPTQSIGIQQSPAGKDLVTPIVYDEFGRPTHDYLPYESSQNTGAYIENTTAITGVERYYSTHYDNETHPFSQKELEASPLNRVLKQAAPGKAWNLGSEHEIEFGYETNTTDEVRRFDAKTDANFVPSLENKGYYGAGELYKTVTRDENHTQGKAHTIEEFKDKEGRVVLKRTYDDTESALDTYYVYDIYGNLSYVLPPKMKGSKENLSELGYQYQYDGRNRLVEKQLPGKDREYMVYDKQDRLVATQDGNLGKDKIWIFTKYDQFGRVLYTGKLTGGSRTEVQSAVNAKGSNNEVRSNTGFKEDDQLTIPYTNTGAYPEAKITTEVLMVNIYDDYPSESLGGASSIEGQPVITASSVPSTKGLQTASYVKVEGQSKWMKSYTYYDTKSRPVRVYTKNYLGGHTVVDSKLDFRGKTEYTKTRHKRTSSTTTEQETKTWYEYDHAERLVGTRQQDAGGQEVTLAHNVYDGLGQLQEKQVGNGLQKVDYRYNIRGWLTDINNATTNENPENDLFSFKIHYDSIETSIGHVKGLYNGNISQTQWKTANDNKLRSYGYEYDALNRINVALYEASGVTPNSYNVSNITYDENGNIKSLNRWMQEGVLMDQLTYTYDSGNRLMKVLDKGNGNGFKDDADILNNNQDYWYDVNGNMTQDKNKGITHIKYNHLNLPIEIVFAGGNKIEYLYDAAGMKLQKKVIEEGKEDVVTDYLDGYQYVDGVLEFYPHAEGYVNMKSGTPEYVYNYTDHLGNVRVSYVNEDGKAKIVEESNYYPFGLRHKGYNNQSNPLTDKYKYGYLGQERQDELGLNWHTYRYRNADPALGRFFGIDPVSEEYMSISTYQFAHNNPVWKIEIEGLEGQETSGNDVVNNEPVGIKGEFGIGFGKRVGLSINVLGIELSGVYDRGSARFEVELGVNENGDIIGDANAVYTEGYELSTPFYGEKQETKIKYKDYSSEKEGSLTTVVPEQNVNAEKESVSGYNVGNVNIENKVSEQGSFKVEEYKSTSSKNVVHHVNTSTGSFKGSGNKTKSQNGSITLFGISANAGISVDAAVKVEGGTNNPNPYSQSPGYYGSRCFIEGTGILMESGEQKVIEQIKVGDVIKTYNFNTKMIENKKVLHIDNPIHYHFVKMYFSNNVINVNTEDHPYYVKGKGWASFNPHLTKSNYNLDVKKIEINDDVYFYDDKEGSLINIKLIKLEKINKKLRTYNLSEVEDNHNFFANKILVHNKF